One window of the Solanum stenotomum isolate F172 chromosome 11, ASM1918654v1, whole genome shotgun sequence genome contains the following:
- the LOC125845374 gene encoding uncharacterized protein LOC125845374 encodes MGSRLGRRVVNFANLPIKLLMPSSFSNITEISLKTIPSASKIEIKRVLESLYGFEVEKVQTLNMDGKKKKRGGLLIAKPDYKKAYVTLRNPLSISPDLFPIGVIQEEKKNMSKKSKSSIVEDDEPKKMHWLDEKNDGRNRSEMRFGRGRDHRSGQRSNVGRDRGGERRDVGAAAAKFPWSSMRSYAPR; translated from the exons ATGGGGAGTAGATTGGGAAGAAGAGTTGTGAACTTCGCAAATCTTCCGATTAAACTTCTCATGCCTTCCTCTTTCTCCAACATCACTGAGATCTCCCTCAAAACCATCCCCTCTGCTTCCAAG ATCGAGATAAAAAGGGTTTTGGAGTCCCTCTACGGCTTTGAAGTTGAAAAGGTCCAAACCCTTAACATGGatggaaagaagaaaaagagaggtgGGCTGTTAATTGCTAAACCAGACTACAAAAAAGCTTATGTTACTCTTAGGAATCCATTATCTATATCGCCGGACCTTTTCCCTATCGGAGTGATCCAAGAGGAAAAGAAGAATATGAGCAAGAAATCTAAGTCTAGCATTGTTGAGGATGATGAACCTAAGAAGATGCATTGGCTTGACGAGAAGAATGATGGAAGGAATCGGTCAGAGATGAGATTCGGTCGTGGCCGTGACCACCGTAGTGGACAACGTTCAAACGTTGGCCGCGATCGTGGTGGAGAACGTCGTGATGTTGGCGCTGCAGCAGCAAAGTTTCCTTGGAGCAGTATGAGGTCTTATGCTCCTAGGTAG
- the LOC125845344 gene encoding LOW QUALITY PROTEIN: DNA repair protein RAD4 (The sequence of the model RefSeq protein was modified relative to this genomic sequence to represent the inferred CDS: deleted 2 bases in 1 codon), whose translation MRTRNQAKRQNQSTANEDSLKHYGEMESLSGCKDEASGNETLANISRGAVGKLLKRVNKSRGSRGLKTDDSYLCKQDTMGEPENGSSEAEKQLTGTTVVRTTLDAKCCTTDVLQNVPSELENGSTDVQCQSIEREDELDGIDWEDGPVDTLKSESNVKEDTINGVTVEFDAPPDPSKQKTVRRATAEEKELAELVHKVNLLCLLARGRLVDRACNDPLIQASLLSLLPAHLLKLTDAPKLTANALAPLVNWCHSHFRVRGANDKEKPFHSALASTLESQEGTPEEVAALSVALFRALNLTTRFVSILDVASLKPEIEKSYPSGKGPSRAGSGIFSSSTLMVAGPKCSPLSPAKSMAYGKHNVSDKTSTSAGQATSDKSRETITDKSNKRMSASTSDAQDDSNDACIIKKERPKRKGDLEFEMQLEMALSTTAVEIARNTMISDVKDVGSTSSNVSPFKKKKIKAEECSTSSHGISTAVGSRKVGAPLYWAEVYCSGENLTGKWVHVDVVNAITDGEQNVEAAAAACKLPLRYVVAFAGNGAKDVTRRYCTKWYKIASERVNSIWWDAVLAPLKKLESVATSDVVHFAQGGNDCLLDMREHSDRELLKNSLYGILLQQRSSLEDMELETRELTEPLPTNQQAYRSHHLYIIERWLNRNQILYPKGPVLGFCSGHPVYPRSCVRTLQRKERWLREGLQVKANEIPAKVLKRSGKQNKGRDVEDDDYGEGDSEGTVALYGQWQTEPLFLPPAVNGIVPKNERGQVDVWSEKCLPPGTVHLRLPRLVPIAKRLQIDFSPAMVGFEFRNGRSLPVYEGIVVCTEFKDAILEAYAEEEVRREAKERRRTEAEALSRWYQLLSSLITRQRLHNRYVDGASSQSAVNIATSNEKSSLLAGGSENTRSAHQEKSEIAKSNSPSFVLAENHEHVFLVEDQTVDEESSTRTKRCCCGFSVQYEEL comes from the exons ATGCGAACCAGAAATCAGGCAAAGCGACAGAATCAATCAACTG CAAATGAAGACTCTTTGAAACACTATGGTGAGATGGAGAGCCTAAGCGGCTGCAAAGACGAAGCCAGTGGCAATG AAACTCTTGCAAACATATCTCGAGGTGCAGTGGGGAAACTTTTGAAACGAGTCAACAAGTCACGTGGCTCTCGGGGTCTGAAAACAGATGATAGTTACCTATGCAAACAGGATACCATGGGCGAG CCAGAGAATGGATCAAGTGAGGCAGAAAAGCAGCTTACTGGTACTACAGTTGTAAGGACTACATTAGATGCTAAATGCTGCACTACAGATGTGTTACAAAATGTGCCATCGGAACTGGAAAATGGAAGTACAGATGTTCAGTGTCAGAGTATTGAGAGGGAAGATGAACTTGATGGTATTGATTGGGAAGATGGGCCAGTCGATACTTTGAAGTCCGAAAGCAATGTTAAGGAAGATACAATCAATGGTGTGACTGTTGAGTTTGATGCTCCGCCTGATCCTAGTAAACAGAAGACAGTACGGCGAGCAACTGCTGAAGAAAAG GAATTGGCTGAGCTTGTGCATAAGGTTAACTTGCTTTGTTTACTAGCAAGGGGCAGGTTGGTAGATAGAGCTTGCAATGATCCTCTTATCCAG GCTTCTTTACTTTCACTGCTGCCTGCACATCTGCTGAAGTTGACCGATGCTCCAAAACTTACTGCAAATGCACTAGCTCCTCTTGTCAATTGG TGCCACAGTCATTTCCGTGTTAGAGGTGCAAATGATAAGGAGAAGCCATTTCATTCAGCTTTGGCATCAACTCTCGAGTCCCAGGAAGGGACCCCAGAAGAG GTTGCTGCATTATCTGTTGCCCTGTTTAGGGCCTTGAATCTTACTACCAG GTTTGTATCAATCTTGGATGTGGCTTCTTTGAAGCCTGAAATTGAGAAATCATATCCCTCTGGTAAAGGCCCTAGTAGGGCTGGTAGCGGGATATTTAGCTCTTCAACATTGATGGTGGCTGGACCAAAGTGTTCTCCTCTCTCTCCTGCTAAATCTATGGCTTATGGCAAGCATAATGTTTCCGATAAGACTTCAACATCTGCTGGCCAAGCTACCAGTGACAAGTCTAGAGAAACTATTACAGATAAGTCTAATAAAAGAATGTCAGCATCAACATCAGATGCTCAGGATGATTCTAATGATGCATGTATTATAAAAAAAGAGCGGCCAAAGAGAAAAGGGGACCTTGAATTTGAGATGCAGTTGGAAATGGCTCTTTCTACGACTGCAGTTGAAATTGCTAGGAACACTATGATCTCAGATGTGAAGGATGTAGGAAGTACTTCATCAAATGTATCACCgttcaaaaagaagaaaattaaagcaGAAGAGTGTTCAACTTCCTCTCATGGAATATCAACTGCTGTTGGATCTAGGAAAGTAGGGGCACCTCTATACTGGGCAGAGGTCTACTGCAGTGGTGAGAACCTGACTGGGAAGTGGGTGCATGTTGATGTCGTAAATGCAATCACTGATGGAGAGCAAAATGTGGAAGCTGCAGCAGCTGCATGCAAGTTGCCTTTAAGATACGTTGTTGCTTTTGCTGGAAATGGAGCTAAAGATGTGACACGCAG GTACTGTACAAAGTGGTACAAGATAGCATCTGAACGAGTCAACTCAATTTGGTGGGATGCAGTATTGGCACCATTAAAGAAGTTGGAGTCGGTTGCCACCAGTGATGTAGTTCATTTTgcacaaggaggtaatgatTGCCTGCTGGATATGCGTGAACATAGTGATAGAGAACTCTTGAAAAATTCTTTATACGGAATTCTTTTACAGCAA AGGAGCTCTCTCGAAGATATGGAGTTGGAAACTAGGGAACTGACTGAACCTCTTCCAACAAATCAACAG GCTTACAGAAGCCATCACCTATACATAATTGAAAGATGGCTTAACAGAAATCAGATACTCTACCCCAAAGGACCTGTATTAGGTTTTTGTTCTGGTCATCCAGTATACCCACGATCCTGTGTACGAACACTCCAAAGAAAGGAAAGATGGCTTCGCGAGGGGCTCCAAGTGAAAGCTAATGAGATACCCGCAAAG GTTCTGAAGCGTTCCGGAAAGCAAAACAAAGGACGGGATGTTGAAGATGATGATTATGGCGAGGGAGATAGTGAAGGAACTGTCGCTCTCTATGGACAGTGGCAAACTGAACCACTGTTTCTTCCTCCTGCAGTAAATGGCATTGTACCTAAG AATGAGCGTGGTCAAGTGGATGTCTGGTCTGAGAAGTGCCTTCCACCTGGTACAGTCCATTTGAGATTGCCAAGGTTGGTTCCTATTGCTAAAAGGCTGCAAATAGATTTTTCACCTGCTATGGTTGGATTTGAATTCCGGAATGGTCGATCTCTACCTGTTTATGAGGGGATTGTGGTGTGTACCGAGTTCAAGGATGCAATTCTTGAG GCATATGCAGAAGAAGAGGTGAGAAGAGAGGCCAAAGAGCGGAGGAGGACTGAAGCAGAAGCTCTTTCTAGGTGGTATCAGCTTCTTTCATCGCTTATTACTCGACAGAGGCTGCATAATCGTTATGTAGACGGGGCATCCTCACAATCAGCAGTCAATATTGCAACGTCCAACGAAAAATCCTCCTTACTAGCTGGTGGCAGTGAGAACACGAGGAGCGCTCATCAAGAAAAATCTGAGATTGCCAAATCTAATAGTCCATCATTTGTACTTGCAGAAAACCATGAGCATGTTTTCCTAGTAGAAGATCAGACTGTTGATGAAGAAAGTTCAACAAGGACGAAACGATGTTGTTGTGGCTTTTCAGTTCAATATGAGGAGTTGTAG
- the LOC125845362 gene encoding THO complex subunit 4D-like: MASLDMTLDDMIKSRRNTERGGRGQGRARRGRGAGGSFRGGLFRGGRTTGAPRRGPLGVNARPSAYTIAKTFRRTKNLPWQNGLFEDSLRAAGLSSVLESGTKLYVSNLDIGVTNEDIRELFSEMGELVRFAIHYDKNGRPSGAAEVVFARRSDAFQALKRYNNVQLDGKPMKIEIVGSNPEIPLSARVNVVGGTNRRRTVVMAPGGPARGRGGATSRGSSQRGRGGFRNAPGRGRGGGGGRGWGRGRGRGGRGSNRGADKSAEDLDKELDSYHANADAMQT; encoded by the exons ATGGCTTCACTGGATATGACCCTGGATGATATGATAAAAAGTAGGAGAAATACCGAGAGGGGTGGCAGGGGTCAAGGCAGGGCCCGGCGTGGAAGAGGGGCAGGGGGATCATTTAGAGGTGGATTATTTAGAGGTGGAAGGACAACGGGAGCTCCTCGTAGAGGGCCACTCGGCGTTAATGCTCGGCCATCAGCCTACACCATTGCCAAG ACTTTCCGCAGAACCAAGAATTTGCCATGGCAGAATGGTTTGTTTGAAGATAGCCTTAGAGCTGCAGGACTGTCATCAGTATTGGAGAGTGGCACAAAGTTATATGTTTCTAATTTAGACATTGGAGTGACTAATGAAGATATAAGG GAACTCTTTTCGGAGATGGGAGAACTAGTACGATTTGCAATCCACTATGACAAAAATGGACGTCCAAGT GGCGCTGCTGAGGTGGTCTTTGCCAGAAGAAGTGATGCATTCCAAGCTCTTAAGAGATATAACAATGTGCAGTTGGATGGGAAGCCTATGAAGATTGAAATAGTTGGTTCCAACCCAGAAATTCCTTTGTCAGCTCGTGTAAATGTAGTTGGAGGAACCAACCGGAGGAGGACTGTTGTTATGGC GCCGGGTGGTCCAGCTCGTGGAAGAGGAGGTGCTACTAGTCGTGGTTCTAG TCAAAGGGGCCGTGGTGGTTTTAGAAATGCACCTGGACGTGGTCGAGGTGGCGGTGGCGGTCGTGGTTGGGGTAGAGGTCGTGGACGTGGTGGTAGGGGAAGTAACAGGGGTGCTGATAAGTCAGCTGAGGATCTTGACAAGGAGCTGGACAGCTACCACGCCAACGCTGACGCCATGCAAACTTAG